A stretch of the Rhinoderma darwinii isolate aRhiDar2 chromosome 3, aRhiDar2.hap1, whole genome shotgun sequence genome encodes the following:
- the NKX6-3 gene encoding homeobox protein Nkx-6.3: METHHPGAFMLPPYSEMKAPPGCQFSAHTTFHKLSSTVLGCHLPSGTPHGISDILSRQLPGPHGGMLPAYPTVPGYGRASATGGCFTEQGSIMTKNGSPYNNQNQGGWTDIGQEWRTSNRTLSNGPTGSMDVSTRKKHTRPTFTGHQIFALEKTFEQTKYLAGPERARLAFSLGMSESQVKVWFQNRRTKWRKKSMVDPSVPPSLGSRAPGDLTPSENEDDEYTKPLDPDSDDEKIRLLLRKHRAAFSVLSLAPHNL; the protein is encoded by the exons ATGGAGACCCACCATCCTGGAGCCTTCATGTTGCCTCCTTATTCTGAAATGAAAGCCCCTCCTGGTTGCCAGTTTTCTGCCCACACAACTTTTCACAAGCTAAGTAGCACCGTTCTGGGATGCCATCTCCCTTCAGGGACCCCACACGGTATCTCAGACATTCTGAGTCGACAACTACCAGGTCCACATGGTGGGATGTTACCAGCCTACCCGACGGTTCCAGGATATGGAAGAGCATCAGCTACCGGTGGCTGTTTCACTGAACAAGGGAGCATTATGACAAAAAATGGAAGCCCGTATAACAATCAGAACCAAGGTGGCTGGACGGATATTGGGCAGGAATGGAGAACAAGCAACAGAACACTCAGCAACG GTCCCACAGGGAGCATGGATGTTTCCACAAGGAAAAAACACACTCGTCCTACTTTCACAGGCCACCAGATCTTTGCCTTGGAGAAGACCTTTGAGCAAACAAAGTATCTTGCAGGGCCAGAAAGGGCAAGACTGGCATTTAGCCTTGGCATGAGTGAGTCCCAAGTCAAG GTCTGGTTTCAGAACCGTCGTACTAAGTGGCGTAAGAAGAGTATGGTTGACCCCTCAGTTCCACCTTCCCTTGGTTCTCGGGCCCCTGGGGACCTAACACCCTCTGAGAATGAGGATGACGAATATACTAAACCACTGGATCCTGACTCTGACGACGAGAAGATCCGACTGCTACTGAGGAAACACCGGGCAGCATTCTCTGTCCTCAGTCTGGCCCCTCATAACCTGTGA